A genomic segment from Dietzia psychralcaliphila encodes:
- a CDS encoding acetyl-CoA C-acetyltransferase: MSVPEAYIYDAVRTPRGKGKSSGSLYSVAPIDLAVGVLRALVERNNSLDPAQIEDVVMGIVGPVGEQGAVLPRIAAIAAGLPETVAGVQQNRFCASGLEAVNLAAQKVRAGWEDLVVAGGVESMSRVPMGSDGGAWAQNPRVNYTTSFVPQGIGADLIATMEGFSRGDVDEFAARSQELASASWDDGRFAGSVIPVVDSAGRVVLDHDEHIRRGTSADDLAALRPSFAALGDQAGFDAVALQKYHSVEKIDHVHHAGNSSGIVDGATAMLVGNAEAGERNGLKARARIVSAAVVGSEPTIMLTGPTPAARKALAKAGLTIDDIDLFEVNEAFAAVPMKFAKDLGVPMEKINVNGGAIAMGHPLGATGAMILGTALDELERGDARYALATLCVGAGMGIATIIERL, translated from the coding sequence ATGTCAGTGCCCGAGGCCTATATCTACGACGCGGTGCGCACGCCCCGCGGTAAGGGGAAGTCCAGCGGATCGCTGTACAGCGTCGCCCCGATCGACCTCGCCGTCGGCGTCCTCCGCGCGCTGGTCGAGCGCAATAACAGCCTCGATCCCGCACAGATCGAGGACGTCGTCATGGGCATCGTCGGCCCCGTCGGCGAGCAGGGGGCCGTGCTGCCCCGCATCGCGGCCATCGCCGCGGGTCTGCCCGAGACGGTGGCCGGGGTGCAGCAGAACCGCTTCTGTGCCTCCGGGCTCGAGGCCGTCAACCTCGCCGCGCAGAAGGTCCGCGCGGGCTGGGAGGACCTCGTCGTCGCCGGAGGCGTCGAGTCGATGTCGCGCGTGCCGATGGGCTCCGACGGCGGCGCATGGGCGCAGAACCCGCGCGTGAACTACACGACCTCGTTCGTGCCCCAGGGCATCGGCGCGGACCTCATCGCCACGATGGAGGGATTCTCCCGCGGGGACGTCGACGAGTTCGCCGCACGGTCGCAGGAACTCGCCTCCGCGTCCTGGGACGACGGTCGTTTCGCGGGCTCGGTCATCCCGGTGGTCGACTCCGCCGGTCGGGTCGTACTCGACCATGACGAGCACATCCGGCGGGGTACCTCCGCCGACGACCTCGCGGCCCTGCGCCCGTCCTTCGCGGCGCTCGGCGACCAGGCCGGATTCGACGCCGTTGCGCTGCAGAAGTACCACTCCGTGGAGAAGATCGACCACGTCCACCACGCCGGGAACTCCTCCGGGATCGTCGACGGGGCCACCGCGATGCTCGTCGGCAACGCCGAGGCCGGTGAGCGCAACGGTCTGAAGGCCCGCGCCCGCATCGTCTCCGCGGCCGTCGTCGGTTCGGAACCCACGATCATGCTCACCGGTCCCACCCCGGCCGCCCGAAAGGCGTTGGCGAAGGCCGGGCTCACGATCGACGACATCGACCTGTTCGAGGTGAACGAGGCGTTCGCCGCCGTCCCGATGAAGTTCGCCAAGGACCTCGGGGTCCCCATGGAGAAGATCAACGTCAACGGCGGCGCGATCGCCATGGGCCATCCGCTTGGCGCCACCGGCGCCATGATCCTCGGCACCGCCCTGGACGAGCTGGAACGCGGCGACGCCCGCTACGCCCTCGCGACCCTCTGCGTGGGTGCCGGCATGGGCATCGCCACCATCATCGAACGCCTGTAG
- a CDS encoding TetR/AcrR family transcriptional regulator, whose translation MTSSPALPTWFPDAPPPGSRRAEIALVAAEEFTRRGYHATRVEHIADRLAVTPGALYRYVPGKYAMFRDAVATLVAELDAATSGSDDLDHLVASATRATLTHRSRAALYRWQIRYLTPEDRAAVVAADIRIRQRFSDAIRGDGSPSISGSGTAAGAGSGARAGAGSDSGARAGTRGAAGAILASIASLGHHRIEVTDEGAVALMRSIAADLAACTPGVRSIPPPQAEDPSSPGSTASDSTAPSSPAPGSTAPGSAAPGSPGSSAPGSTAPGRLRGGAATREGAITAAIARFHSSGYDEVTMEAIGADVGVAASALYRHFPGKSALLTAAVDRTATLVSELLDRHAALHGSEDDPAEALVDLLDQYVSISFSHGPELMLYHSELGTLGPDDRRRIRRSQLRQLERWAGLVRAASPAGTAVDDATARIRVHAALAVVLDGGQGSAFHPSAAARFGDLARTVLLPPDRLTALPGRSS comes from the coding sequence ATGACGTCGTCGCCAGCACTCCCCACGTGGTTCCCGGACGCCCCTCCCCCGGGGTCACGACGTGCGGAGATCGCGCTGGTCGCGGCCGAGGAGTTCACGCGGCGCGGCTACCACGCGACCCGTGTGGAGCACATCGCGGACCGACTCGCCGTGACCCCCGGTGCGCTGTACCGGTACGTCCCGGGCAAGTACGCGATGTTCCGCGACGCGGTCGCCACGCTCGTCGCGGAACTCGACGCCGCCACGTCCGGTTCCGACGACCTCGACCACCTGGTCGCGTCGGCCACCCGGGCGACGCTGACCCACCGTTCCCGCGCTGCGCTGTACCGCTGGCAGATCCGCTATCTCACACCGGAGGACCGGGCGGCGGTCGTGGCGGCCGACATCCGGATCCGACAGCGGTTCTCCGACGCGATTCGCGGCGACGGCTCGCCGTCGATATCCGGGTCCGGTACCGCAGCCGGAGCCGGTTCCGGAGCCCGGGCCGGGGCCGGGTCCGATTCCGGAGCCCGGGCCGGGACCCGAGGCGCGGCGGGCGCCATCCTCGCCAGCATCGCCTCGCTCGGCCACCACCGCATCGAGGTCACCGACGAGGGGGCGGTGGCCCTGATGCGGTCGATCGCGGCGGACCTGGCCGCATGCACCCCGGGGGTCCGGTCGATACCGCCTCCCCAGGCGGAGGACCCGTCATCACCCGGCTCCACCGCGTCCGACTCCACTGCGCCGAGCTCACCCGCGCCGGGCTCTACCGCACCCGGGTCCGCCGCGCCGGGCTCACCCGGGTCCAGTGCGCCGGGCTCCACCGCGCCCGGCCGGCTCCGTGGCGGGGCCGCCACCCGGGAGGGTGCGATCACCGCCGCGATAGCCCGCTTCCACTCCTCCGGCTACGACGAGGTGACGATGGAGGCGATCGGCGCCGATGTGGGCGTCGCCGCGTCCGCGTTGTACCGGCACTTCCCCGGGAAGTCCGCGTTGCTCACCGCTGCCGTCGATCGGACCGCGACCCTGGTCTCCGAGCTGCTCGACCGCCACGCCGCCCTCCACGGCTCCGAGGACGACCCCGCCGAGGCGCTGGTCGACCTGCTCGACCAGTACGTCTCCATCTCCTTCTCCCACGGACCCGAGCTCATGCTCTACCACTCGGAACTCGGCACCCTGGGCCCCGACGACAGACGGCGGATCCGCCGGTCTCAACTGCGGCAGCTCGAGCGGTGGGCCGGACTGGTCCGCGCGGCGTCGCCGGCGGGGACGGCCGTGGACGACGCGACGGCTCGGATCCGGGTCCACGCCGCGCTCGCGGTGGTGCTGGACGGCGGGCAGGGCTCCGCCTTCCACCCCTCGGCGGCGGCGAGGTTCGGCGACCTCGCCCGGACGGTGCTCCTGCCCCCGGATCGCCTGACCGCCCTCCCGGGTCGGTCCAGCTAG
- a CDS encoding oxygenase MpaB family protein, whose product MTAAAPPRPPGAPARFAADERWGRRAARLLRPFADVRSGPTPAERVRISEALMSGDPPADAVLGAIERGGTSMARVREALGAAVAGEPPPPGEPAEVVDFVRSVAEIPEWVDPDLADHGARVCLRAGLTGQDVLGDLALLGGYRPAATTEVLTSTGRLTGEGTSTRVAETMAWWHAVAAPGGWRPGSAGWEMTVHVRLMHARVNRAMLAGGWDVRAKGLPINQADMAATNGLFSATFLLGTSVLGIPHPPADGRAVMYLWRWMGHVMGVDGDFLHDHPRRALRDMYHFLRTSPPPDANSAVLAQALLESYGLTDFPRLATARRRFDVARHRSIATYLNGPAGMRELGQRPALPWYPALLIPVNLVTHSAAAVSPTVRSALERRGYRRIRRQIARYSRGAVEPLA is encoded by the coding sequence ATGACCGCCGCCGCCCCGCCCCGACCTCCGGGTGCGCCCGCCCGCTTCGCGGCCGACGAGAGGTGGGGGCGACGGGCGGCACGCCTGCTGCGGCCGTTCGCGGACGTGCGCTCGGGCCCCACGCCCGCCGAGCGCGTGCGCATCTCCGAGGCGTTGATGTCCGGCGACCCTCCTGCCGACGCGGTGCTGGGGGCGATCGAGAGGGGCGGGACCTCGATGGCGCGGGTCCGGGAGGCGCTGGGGGCGGCGGTGGCAGGTGAGCCCCCGCCCCCTGGGGAGCCGGCCGAGGTGGTCGACTTCGTCCGGTCCGTCGCCGAGATCCCCGAGTGGGTGGACCCCGACCTCGCCGACCACGGCGCTCGGGTGTGCCTTCGTGCCGGGCTCACCGGGCAGGACGTGCTCGGCGATCTCGCTCTGCTCGGCGGCTACCGGCCCGCGGCCACCACAGAGGTCCTCACCTCGACCGGCCGTCTGACCGGGGAGGGGACGTCCACCCGCGTCGCCGAGACCATGGCCTGGTGGCACGCGGTCGCCGCCCCCGGCGGCTGGCGACCGGGTAGCGCGGGCTGGGAGATGACCGTCCATGTGCGGCTCATGCACGCGCGGGTCAACCGGGCGATGCTCGCCGGGGGCTGGGACGTCCGGGCGAAGGGACTACCGATCAACCAGGCGGACATGGCGGCCACCAACGGGTTGTTCTCGGCGACGTTCCTCCTGGGCACCTCGGTGCTGGGGATCCCGCACCCGCCCGCGGACGGGCGGGCCGTCATGTACCTGTGGCGGTGGATGGGCCACGTGATGGGGGTGGACGGCGACTTCCTCCACGACCACCCGAGGCGGGCCCTGCGCGACATGTACCACTTCCTACGCACCTCCCCACCCCCCGACGCCAATTCGGCGGTGCTGGCGCAGGCCCTTCTGGAGTCCTACGGTCTGACCGACTTCCCACGGTTGGCCACGGCGCGCCGCCGATTCGACGTGGCCAGGCACCGCAGCATCGCGACCTACCTCAACGGCCCGGCGGGGATGCGCGAGCTCGGTCAACGGCCCGCGCTGCCGTGGTACCCCGCACTGCTGATCCCGGTGAACCTCGTGACCCATTCAGCGGCCGCGGTGTCCCCGACGGTGCGCAGCGCGCTCGAACGCCGCGGCTACCGACGGATCCGTCGGCAGATCGCCCGCTACTCGCGTGGAGCCGTCGAACCCCTGGCCTAG
- a CDS encoding oxygenase MpaB family protein, which yields MTATASRRSTPEEIRDTTTTRSAAAGQHTVPGVFGPIPSELVADAAVDHPLTATLPLKPGRWYWRDLISTLDPVADAEEIHRITTSYEFPWDYQRALELALYRTYCVPSVSAVLAEAGQFRDAPQKRYDDTALLMVELVEHGYDSPRGKEALRVINRQHARYDITNDDMLYVLSTFIYEPLEWIDAIGWRRLHPNERLAAFHFYRGVGQRMKITGIPEDIGEFRRWRDDYEARTFRYDRNNELIGTYTLDLMCSWYPEAVRPAVRKVVLSLVDDDMTRAFGFPWQPSSRRKAAHAALRARSAVVRWLPVRRRALGSSATENRTYPGYPTGYRPADLGACPIQPRDRLGGCPVTHQGAEGSGEAAVSVSADAADRGEALA from the coding sequence ATGACCGCCACCGCCTCAAGGAGGAGTACGCCGGAAGAGATCCGGGACACGACGACGACGAGGTCCGCGGCCGCCGGGCAGCACACCGTACCCGGGGTCTTTGGACCGATCCCGTCCGAGCTGGTGGCGGACGCCGCCGTCGACCACCCGCTCACGGCCACGCTCCCGCTCAAGCCCGGGCGGTGGTACTGGCGGGACCTCATCTCCACCCTCGACCCGGTGGCCGACGCGGAGGAGATCCACCGCATCACCACCTCCTACGAGTTCCCGTGGGACTACCAGCGGGCACTCGAGCTGGCGCTGTACCGCACGTACTGTGTCCCGTCTGTGTCGGCGGTCCTGGCGGAGGCCGGGCAGTTCCGCGACGCCCCCCAGAAGCGGTACGACGACACCGCGCTGCTGATGGTGGAACTGGTCGAGCACGGGTACGACTCGCCGCGGGGCAAGGAGGCGCTGCGGGTGATCAACCGCCAGCACGCGCGGTACGACATCACCAACGACGACATGCTGTACGTCTTGTCGACGTTCATCTATGAGCCGCTCGAGTGGATCGACGCGATCGGGTGGCGGCGACTGCACCCCAACGAGCGACTGGCTGCGTTCCACTTCTACCGCGGGGTGGGGCAGCGGATGAAGATCACCGGCATCCCGGAGGACATCGGGGAGTTCCGCAGGTGGCGTGACGACTACGAGGCCCGCACCTTCCGCTACGACCGGAACAACGAGCTCATCGGCACGTACACGCTCGATCTCATGTGTTCCTGGTATCCGGAGGCGGTCCGCCCCGCGGTCCGCAAGGTGGTCCTGTCGCTCGTGGACGACGACATGACCCGGGCCTTCGGCTTCCCGTGGCAGCCGTCGTCGAGGCGCAAGGCCGCGCACGCGGCATTGCGGGCCAGGTCCGCCGTCGTACGGTGGCTCCCGGTTCGTCGACGGGCACTCGGGTCCAGTGCAACCGAGAACCGGACCTACCCGGGTTACCCGACCGGGTACCGTCCCGCCGACCTGGGGGCCTGCCCCATCCAGCCGCGCGACCGGCTGGGTGGCTGCCCGGTGACGCATCAGGGCGCGGAGGGATCGGGAGAGGCCGCTGTATCGGTTTCGGCTGACGCAGCGGATCGAGGAGAGGCCCTGGCATGA
- a CDS encoding aldehyde dehydrogenase family protein, which yields MTTTEPRKTGPTLASLDPRDGTVLAEYPIAGPEEVALAVERARAAARWWSNQGPRGRREWLLEYKRAIASRAEELASLISAETGKPDEDATLEVMLTVSHLEWAAKNADKVLRRRSVSAGLLMSNQAAYVEYQPYGVVGAIGPWNYPAFTPMGTLSYAMAAGNAVVFKPSELTPGVGVWLAEVWDSLGASHPLFQTITGDGSTGAALCKAGVDKLAFTGSAATGRKVMAACAETLTPVVIEGGGKDAFLVDADADLDAAADQAVFGAMGNAGQTCAGVERIYVHQDVRDAFVHKFTAKVRALTPGTAVTSSYGPMTLPAQIDIVRRHVQDALARGGKAVIGGEGSVGDRIVEPVVLVDVPEDSTAITEETFGPTVVINSVVDLEEAVEKANASRYGLGGAIFTKNRKRGLELAEKLDVGMVSVNAFLAFAGIPSLPFGGSGDSGFGRIHGADGLREFARPKAITAQKFTAPLNLMTMTRKPRDIKVVKWMLANVQGKL from the coding sequence ATGACGACGACCGAGCCCAGAAAGACCGGCCCCACCCTCGCGAGCCTGGACCCCCGCGACGGCACCGTCCTGGCGGAGTACCCGATCGCCGGTCCCGAGGAGGTGGCGCTCGCGGTCGAACGTGCCCGGGCCGCCGCCCGCTGGTGGTCCAACCAGGGACCACGCGGCCGCCGGGAGTGGCTGCTCGAGTACAAGCGGGCCATCGCCTCCCGCGCCGAGGAGCTGGCCTCCCTCATCTCGGCGGAGACCGGGAAGCCGGACGAGGACGCGACCCTCGAGGTCATGCTCACGGTGAGCCACCTGGAGTGGGCCGCCAAGAACGCGGACAAGGTGCTGCGCCGCCGCTCCGTGTCCGCCGGACTGCTGATGAGCAACCAGGCGGCCTACGTCGAGTACCAGCCGTACGGCGTCGTCGGCGCGATCGGGCCCTGGAACTACCCGGCCTTCACGCCGATGGGCACCCTCTCCTACGCCATGGCCGCCGGCAACGCGGTCGTCTTCAAGCCCAGTGAGCTCACGCCCGGTGTCGGCGTCTGGCTCGCCGAGGTGTGGGATTCCCTCGGAGCCTCGCATCCGCTCTTCCAGACCATCACAGGTGACGGTTCGACCGGCGCCGCGCTGTGCAAGGCCGGCGTCGACAAGCTGGCCTTCACCGGTTCGGCCGCCACGGGACGCAAGGTCATGGCCGCCTGCGCGGAGACGCTGACCCCCGTCGTCATCGAGGGCGGCGGCAAGGACGCGTTCCTGGTGGACGCCGACGCCGACCTCGACGCGGCGGCCGACCAGGCGGTCTTCGGCGCCATGGGCAACGCGGGCCAGACCTGTGCGGGCGTCGAACGGATCTACGTCCACCAGGACGTCCGGGACGCCTTCGTCCACAAGTTCACGGCCAAGGTCCGGGCGCTGACCCCGGGCACCGCCGTGACCTCCAGCTACGGACCCATGACGCTGCCGGCCCAGATCGACATCGTCCGCCGGCACGTGCAGGACGCGCTGGCCCGGGGCGGCAAGGCCGTCATCGGGGGCGAGGGATCGGTGGGGGACAGGATCGTCGAGCCCGTCGTCCTGGTCGATGTCCCCGAGGACTCCACGGCGATCACCGAGGAGACCTTCGGACCGACCGTGGTCATCAACTCCGTCGTGGACCTGGAGGAGGCGGTCGAGAAGGCCAACGCCAGCCGCTACGGCCTCGGTGGGGCGATCTTCACCAAGAACCGCAAGCGGGGTCTTGAGCTCGCGGAGAAGCTCGACGTGGGCATGGTGTCGGTCAACGCGTTCCTCGCCTTCGCCGGGATCCCGTCGCTCCCGTTCGGTGGTTCGGGCGACTCCGGCTTCGGCCGCATCCACGGTGCCGACGGGCTCCGCGAGTTCGCCCGGCCCAAGGCCATCACGGCCCAGAAGTTCACCGCCCCGCTCAACCTCATGACCATGACCCGCAAGCCGAGGGACATCAAGGTGGTCAAGTGGATGCTGGCCAACGTCCAGGGAAAGCTGTGA
- a CDS encoding acyl-CoA dehydrogenase family protein has translation MFDILTEEQRDFAKSIDDFCAREVGSVEKRSELTTEGGTHSPEIYSKMAELGWLGLTIPEEYGGADAGAVELCLLLEHSLRGLAPIGGIGPTLITAAAYQKFGTEEQRKRALELVVAGGTLSISMSEPGAGSDVAALRCKAVRDGDDWVITGQKTWCSNAHFADRILLVARTDSSGAKHEGITMFDVPADAPGLQMRGIETMGGKEVNDLYFTDVRLPAESVIGEVGGGWKQLMTGLNIERLILAAMQLGVAQRAFDDCLTFVREREQFGRPVGSFQVIRHRMADLATEIEATRLLVYAVAKKVDESDPAALFPREASMAKLKASELSKRVTLECMQSMGGYGYATEYGMERLVRQAVVSTIYGGTNEIQRDIIGKTYGL, from the coding sequence GTGTTCGACATCCTCACCGAAGAGCAGCGAGACTTCGCCAAATCCATCGATGATTTCTGCGCGCGCGAGGTCGGCAGCGTCGAGAAGAGAAGTGAACTCACCACCGAGGGGGGCACCCACTCTCCCGAGATCTACTCCAAGATGGCCGAGCTCGGCTGGCTGGGCCTGACCATCCCCGAGGAGTACGGCGGCGCCGACGCCGGCGCCGTGGAGCTCTGCCTCCTGCTCGAGCACTCCCTGCGCGGCCTCGCCCCGATCGGCGGCATCGGCCCCACCCTCATCACCGCCGCGGCCTACCAGAAGTTCGGCACCGAGGAGCAGCGCAAGCGAGCCCTCGAGCTGGTCGTGGCCGGCGGCACGCTGTCCATCTCCATGTCCGAACCCGGCGCCGGGTCCGACGTCGCGGCGCTGCGCTGCAAGGCCGTCCGCGACGGCGACGACTGGGTGATCACCGGCCAGAAGACCTGGTGCTCCAACGCCCACTTCGCCGACCGCATCCTGCTGGTGGCGCGGACCGACTCCTCGGGCGCCAAGCACGAGGGCATCACGATGTTCGACGTGCCCGCCGACGCCCCGGGCCTGCAGATGCGCGGCATCGAGACCATGGGTGGCAAGGAGGTCAACGACCTCTACTTCACCGACGTGCGCCTGCCCGCGGAGTCCGTGATCGGCGAGGTCGGTGGTGGCTGGAAGCAGCTCATGACCGGGCTCAACATCGAGCGGCTCATCCTGGCCGCCATGCAGCTCGGCGTGGCCCAGCGGGCCTTCGACGACTGCCTGACGTTCGTCCGCGAGCGCGAGCAGTTCGGCCGGCCCGTCGGCTCCTTCCAGGTGATCCGCCACCGCATGGCCGACCTGGCCACCGAGATCGAGGCCACCCGCCTGCTGGTCTACGCCGTGGCCAAGAAGGTCGACGAGTCCGATCCGGCGGCCCTGTTCCCGCGCGAGGCCTCCATGGCCAAGCTCAAGGCCAGCGAGCTGAGCAAGCGCGTCACGCTCGAATGCATGCAGTCGATGGGCGGCTACGGCTACGCCACCGAGTACGGGATGGAGCGCCTGGTCCGCCAGGCCGTGGTGTCCACCATCTACGGCGGCACCAACGAGATCCAGCGCGACATCATCGGGAAGACGTACGGGCTGTGA
- a CDS encoding DUF4334 domain-containing protein: MSAAGPADAPSPAAVTELEALRALDTVPSERVSALWDSLEPARVDDIAGTRWRGTGLDTGHPMFGMLGQMRWWGKDFTNPRKVDPILVTDDSGAVVPDTSATGGGGASLWEVSFRGRPCASMVYDRLPVIDHFAVVDPDTLLAVMNGRGTVQEGEHFWFVLERER, translated from the coding sequence GTGAGCGCCGCAGGCCCGGCCGACGCTCCGAGCCCCGCCGCCGTCACCGAGCTCGAGGCACTGCGCGCGCTCGACACGGTGCCGTCCGAGCGGGTGTCGGCGCTCTGGGATTCGCTGGAACCCGCCCGCGTCGACGACATCGCCGGAACCCGCTGGCGCGGAACCGGACTGGACACCGGGCACCCGATGTTCGGAATGCTCGGGCAGATGCGCTGGTGGGGGAAGGACTTCACCAACCCCCGCAAGGTGGACCCGATCCTGGTCACCGACGACTCGGGGGCGGTCGTACCGGACACCTCCGCCACCGGCGGAGGCGGGGCATCGCTCTGGGAGGTCTCGTTCCGCGGCCGCCCGTGCGCGTCCATGGTCTACGACCGGCTGCCGGTGATCGACCACTTCGCCGTCGTCGACCCCGACACCCTCCTGGCCGTGATGAACGGTCGCGGCACCGTCCAGGAGGGCGAGCACTTCTGGTTTGTCCTCGAACGAGAGCGGTAG
- a CDS encoding LLM class F420-dependent oxidoreductase has translation MTQNTERPVRIAVQLQPQHAPDYGLLRDAVRRSEDAGVDVVFNWDHFFPLYGDPDGAHFECWTMLAAWAEQTERVEIGALVTCNTYRNPDLLADMARTVDHISGGRLILGLGSGWFERDYVEYGYDFGTKGSRLDDLGDSLERIEQRFAKLTPPPTRDIPVLLGGGGEKKTLRHVARHADIWHSFVDVETYRHKSAVLARHCADVGRDPAQIERSTEIGGASSPEEAKRLAEDLHAEGVTLFTVGLNGPDYPLDLVESLVAWRDGR, from the coding sequence ATGACCCAGAACACCGAACGCCCGGTCCGCATCGCCGTCCAACTCCAGCCCCAGCACGCACCCGACTACGGCCTCCTGCGCGACGCCGTCCGGCGGTCCGAGGACGCGGGCGTGGACGTGGTCTTCAACTGGGACCACTTCTTCCCGCTGTACGGCGACCCCGACGGCGCCCACTTCGAGTGTTGGACCATGCTCGCGGCCTGGGCCGAGCAGACCGAGCGCGTGGAGATCGGCGCCCTGGTCACCTGCAACACCTACCGCAACCCCGACCTGTTGGCCGACATGGCCCGCACCGTCGACCACATCTCGGGCGGCCGCCTGATCCTGGGCCTGGGCAGCGGCTGGTTCGAGCGGGACTACGTCGAGTACGGATACGACTTTGGCACCAAGGGCTCGCGACTCGACGACCTCGGGGACTCCCTCGAGCGGATCGAGCAACGATTCGCCAAGCTCACCCCGCCCCCGACGCGGGACATCCCCGTGTTGCTGGGCGGCGGTGGCGAGAAGAAGACCCTGCGCCACGTGGCCCGCCACGCGGACATCTGGCACTCGTTCGTGGACGTGGAGACCTACCGCCACAAGTCCGCGGTGCTGGCGCGGCACTGCGCTGATGTGGGGCGCGATCCCGCCCAGATCGAGCGCTCCACCGAGATCGGCGGCGCCAGCTCGCCCGAGGAAGCGAAGCGACTCGCGGAGGACCTGCACGCCGAGGGCGTCACGTTGTTCACGGTGGGCCTCAACGGCCCGGACTACCCCCTGGACCTGGTGGAGTCGCTGGTGGCCTGGCGCGACGGGCGCTGA
- a CDS encoding carbohydrate ABC transporter permease, with translation MGTYIGAVLILIWGLAPFYWMLVTAFRDNRFVFSSSPVPSHLTLDNFREALATDAGNNFFGAIINSVIISSITTGLALLFGVFTAYALARVDFRGKFLVTGVILAASMFPGVALVTPLFQLFTDIGWIGTYQALIIPNISFALPLTIYTLTSFFNDLPWELEEAARVDGATRGQAFIKIILPLAAPALFTTAILAFIITWNEFLLSQQLSNSSTEPVTVAIARFSGVNPYIPPHAAIMAAGALVTVPLVIMVLIFQRRIISGLTAGGLKS, from the coding sequence ATCGGCACCTACATCGGTGCCGTGCTCATCCTGATCTGGGGGCTCGCACCGTTCTACTGGATGCTCGTCACCGCGTTCCGCGACAACCGGTTCGTGTTCTCTTCCAGTCCCGTGCCCTCGCACCTCACCCTCGACAACTTCCGTGAGGCGTTGGCGACGGACGCGGGCAACAACTTCTTCGGTGCGATCATCAACTCGGTGATCATCAGTTCGATCACCACCGGGCTGGCGCTGCTCTTCGGCGTGTTCACCGCCTACGCGCTCGCCAGGGTGGACTTCCGCGGGAAGTTCCTCGTCACCGGCGTCATCCTGGCCGCGTCGATGTTCCCCGGCGTCGCCCTGGTCACGCCACTGTTCCAGTTGTTCACCGACATCGGCTGGATCGGCACCTATCAGGCGCTCATCATCCCCAACATCTCGTTCGCGCTGCCGCTGACCATCTACACCCTGACCTCGTTCTTCAACGACCTACCGTGGGAGTTGGAGGAGGCCGCGCGCGTCGACGGCGCCACCCGCGGTCAGGCGTTCATCAAGATCATCCTGCCGCTCGCCGCCCCGGCGTTGTTCACCACCGCGATCCTGGCGTTCATCATCACGTGGAACGAATTCCTGCTGTCGCAGCAGCTGTCCAACTCCTCGACCGAGCCGGTCACCGTGGCGATCGCCCGGTTCTCGGGGGTCAACCCCTACATCCCACCGCACGCGGCGATCATGGCGGCGGGTGCGCTCGTCACCGTCCCGCTCGTGATCATGGTGCTGATCTTCCAGCGGCGGATCATCTCCGGCCTCACCGCCGGCGGCCTGAAGAGCTGA
- a CDS encoding carbohydrate ABC transporter permease produces MTTSEKSPAPLVEKRFDWRPAWMVGPALVILAVVIGYPVVRAVYLSFRADRGLDPATGMFSEGGFAGFQHYLYWLTQACPARGGDGTIPCPPGVSAVDFWPAMGNTLFFTVTTVSLETVLGFAMAVVMGKSIWGRSLLRAAVLVPWAIPTAVTAKLWAFIFAPNGIANTMLGTDIAWTTDPFYARMAIIVADVWKTAPFMALLILAGLQMIPGDVYEAARVDGASRWQQFTRITLPLVRPALMVAILFRTLDALRMYDLPVILVSANSGSPTATVSMLVVNEMRMGNFNSASAISTLVFLLIFAVAFVMVKFLGANVVDDRTGKKEEIR; encoded by the coding sequence ATGACGACGAGTGAGAAGTCCCCGGCGCCATTGGTCGAGAAGAGGTTCGACTGGCGTCCGGCGTGGATGGTGGGCCCCGCGCTCGTCATCCTCGCGGTGGTGATCGGCTATCCGGTCGTCCGCGCGGTGTACCTGTCCTTCAGGGCCGACCGCGGCCTCGACCCGGCCACCGGCATGTTCTCCGAAGGCGGCTTCGCCGGCTTCCAGCACTACCTCTACTGGCTCACCCAGGCGTGCCCGGCGAGGGGCGGCGACGGCACCATTCCCTGCCCGCCCGGTGTCTCGGCGGTGGACTTCTGGCCCGCCATGGGAAACACCCTGTTCTTCACCGTCACCACCGTCTCGCTCGAAACCGTGCTCGGCTTTGCCATGGCCGTGGTGATGGGCAAGAGCATCTGGGGACGCTCACTCCTGCGGGCGGCGGTCCTCGTCCCGTGGGCGATCCCCACCGCGGTCACCGCCAAGTTGTGGGCGTTCATCTTCGCCCCCAACGGGATCGCCAACACCATGCTGGGCACCGACATCGCCTGGACCACCGACCCCTTCTACGCCCGTATGGCCATCATCGTGGCGGACGTGTGGAAGACCGCGCCCTTCATGGCGCTGCTCATCCTGGCCGGGCTGCAGATGATCCCCGGCGACGTCTACGAGGCGGCGCGAGTCGACGGTGCCTCACGGTGGCAACAGTTCACCAGGATCACCCTGCCGCTGGTCCGGCCCGCGTTGATGGTGGCGATCCTGTTCCGGACCCTCGACGCGCTGCGCATGTACGACCTGCCCGTGATCCTCGTCTCCGCCAACTCCGGTTCGCCCACCGCGACCGTGTCGATGCTGGTGGTCAACGAGATGCGGATGGGCAATTTCAACAGTGCGTCCGCCATATCGACACTGGTGTTCCTGCTGATCTTCGCCGTCGCGTTTGTCATGGTGAAGTTCCTCGGCGCCAACGTCGTCGATGACCGCACCGGGAAGAAGGAGGAGATCCGGTGA